CTATATAATTTCTCAGCCAAGTAATCTCCTGCAAATTTACAATTGTCGGGTTTACTGAGCTAATTCTACTGAAAATAGCTACTGCTTAATTGAATCTGTATAATCAATAATGCATGTTTGTTCTTTTGTAACGATTGCTTCATGCCCTGTCAGAATACACGCTAATGGATTCCAGGGTCTCCTGGTTCTTGTAACCCTTTCATGTGTTTTACACTATGCAGTTGCTTTTGCCCTCGCAAATGTCTTGATCCCTTTACCAGAGTCAAATTCGGTCAAACAGTTAAACTCGTGTAAAAGGAGAAATCTCATGAGCTCTTTAGTTTTCATTTTTCACCGTAGCTGCAATAGTAGTTTCAGTCTATAGTTGTGCAGCATCAAGTGGCCTACTATTGCTtaagaaggaaaagaaaactcCATTGGCCTGAAAAGCACACTATTAGTACTGATGTCTTTGACTCTTGAGTTGATGATACCCTGATGTCTTACTTAAGTTAATACTGCATGCAGGGGCAGGACCTTGCCGCGCACCTGGAAAATAACAACCTGCATACCCTTGGTACCTACTGTACTACTACCATCTAGCAATAGTACCTTTTCCCCTGAGGAATATTACCAACTGAGCAAGATCTGCGGGTGCAATGCATTTGGTCAATCAGAGCTGCCAGAAGAATCACGCGTGTAATTCTGAGGTGAGAAGAAAACTTAGACACGGTTTCTTTTTCTTCACATTTCTTTACAGGTTAAAGCTAAGCACGATGTAAAAAAAAAGCTAAACAGGATGGAGACAATAGCATCACACACAATATACAAAACCTACTCCATGTCATCgttaacacaataacactttatatATTTTGTTCCGtttaaatatttttaaaaatattttttctTCAATTCCAGAAATATTGCGTGTTTTTTGTAATTTTTTGAAAATATTGTGGCGTCGGCGGCAGATTAGCATAGCCTAAAAGACCTTGGGTTGGCTTAGCTTGAAAGATCCTAGTCGGGATAGGCCTGCTGTCGCCACAATATTTTCGAAAATTTGCAAAAACACgcaatatttctgaagttattaaaGAAATAATAATACAGAGGGAATTAATTCGTTGGTTCGTAGGGTGTGGTTTTTCGGTCGTGTATTCATGTGCTCGGACACACGGCAGGAATTAATGGACTTGCACAGTAGAGGCCACGTGCCCGTTCTCTGGTTTTCAGAGGAGTGCCGTACCCTATCGGTGGGCTAAAGACGAGTTTTGGACATGGTCAAAATGGTGAAACTAAAATGGCGAGATCTACACGAATGTTCGAGAATGGAGCGGGCAGATTCCAGCTGCCCAAGCTAGACGGCTCGTCCTACTACGTGCTCTCTGGGACAAACAAACAAGAGCCGTCCATATCCATACTCCGTAGCGCAAGCTCCGGGCCCACATGCCTGTGTCGTGGCCCCTCTGCGCAGCCGATCCGAGAAACCCCATCCATCTTCGTTTTCCCGAAAGAAAAGAGCCGTCCACACATTTCCGGCAGGGGAAAAACGAGGGAAAGAAATAATGATGAGGCAATAATAACAATAAAACTTCGCCGAAAATTTCTTCGCCCCACATAAATCGCACGCACACTGGGGGAAAGGCACTATCCCTTTCGATCCAGCTCGCGCGCGCGCGTGTGTGTACAGACAAGTACGGCTGCGCGTTTCGATGCGAGTTTTTAGAGGCTAGGAAAAACAAAGAAGAAGGTCAGCTTTGGTGTAGGGCGGGGAGAGATCGGGGGAGGTGGGGGCCGGGGCCAGTGTGAGCTTCTGCCTCCCGCACGGCAATGGAGATGGCTCTCCGGGCCCAGACCCCGCTCTGCTCCCGGAGCCGCCCGGTGCTCGTCCTGCGCCCCGCCACCGCCGGCGCCACGCAGGTGCGTCTTCTCTTCGTCACCTGGAGCTATTTCGTCCCTGACTGCTGTTTTGCGTTTTTCACTTTGGCCCCATTTTGGCCTGGAGAAGTTCGATTTGTGGGCAGGGGGTACGCCTGCGTCTGCGTGTCTGTCTGGCACAGTTGTTGTGCCATTGCCTATGTGCGAACTTCTGTTTCAGTTTGTCAAATGTTGGGGTGTTTGTTTCCTGTGTATCTTCAGTGGACTTTATGATTCTTTTGCTCCCCTCTCAAGCAATCTGTTGGTTTGGCCAGTTTGATAGTTTGCAAACACGGGATAAGTTCTTGGATTATTTGGGTGCTACGGGTGGATAATTAGTTCAGTAATGAAAATGTGCTCCTCCGTATCACATtcaggcaagtgatcatctactcaCACTTCTCTGTTCTTGTTCCAGTCCATCGTAAAGTGCAGCAGATTCTCAAGAAGCAGGCTTGTTCGCTGCATGGTAGCAAGTTCAGGTTCGAGACTTGATTTTGTTAAAAGCCATTGTCTGAGTTGTTTGGCCATACTGCTTTGGCTCATGTTCTCGTAACATTGCGTTGTTCAGATTACCCTAAGAGGAATCCGAGGAGATCAGGCACTGCCTCTAGAGGATATGCTCCAAGTCCTGCCGCTGAATCCAGCACGGAGAAGATTGAGCAGAGCCGCGCCGATGGAGGTGATCTTGGCACAAGCAATGGGACGCTCACTAGTGAAGCAACAGAACTGGCAAGTACCCCAGAAGAAGGATCTGATGAGGGCTTATCAGAAAATGTTTCTACTAGCGCGGAGTTGGAGGGAGTGAATGAGACTGAGGCTGAAGAAGCGCCTGACCAGAAGCAGCCTTCAGCATTGGATTCCACCTCCATGGATGCCGAGTCAATTGACAGAGAACTTGAGGAGTACCGTAGCAAAATAAGTGCTGTGGTGGGTTCGCCGCTTGATAGCACTCAAGGACAGGACCAATCCGTTATTGGTGTCCATGAACAAGACGAACTGGTAATTAGTTCTAGTGAGCAAGACATATCAGTCGATGTTGTTCCTGAACAAAGCCAGTCAGTTGTTGATGTCATCGAAGAAGATCCAATGAATCAACCTAGCATAGTTAGCGAAAAAGATATCACTGAAGCAGAAGTGGAGGAGATAGCCAGCAAGAATCTCAAGGCGGGAGAACTTGTTATATCAGAAGATGGCGTCGGGGCTAGTAAAGATGCCAATGAAGAGCCTTTGGTTGCCGGTGATGAACTGAGGATAACAGAGGATGCAGAAGAGCATAAACCAGACATGCAAGAACAGGTACAGGAGGATGTTGATCCTCAAGCACTAAAGAGGAGGCTTGAAGAGCTTGCATATGAAACGTATTCGATCGGGAACAAGTGTTTTGTTTTTCCTGAAGTGGTGAAAGCTGATTCAGTTATTGATATTTACTTAAATCGTCGCATGTCTGCCTTAGCAAGCCAGCCTGATATTCTTATCAAAGGGGCATTCAATGGTTGGAGATGGAACCCTTTTACTGAAAAATTACATAAAAGTGAACTAACAGGGGATTGGTGGTGTTGTAAGCTCTACATACCCAAGCAGGCATACAGATTAGACTTTGTGTTCTTTAATGGTGACACCGTCTATGAAAACAACAATTATAATGATTTCGTCCTGCAAATAAAAAGTGACATTGATGAGCACTCATTTGAGGACTTCCTGCTTGAAGAAAAGCAAAGGGAACTTGAAAGGCTTGCCGCAGAAGAAGCTGAAAGGGAAAGACAAGCTGAGGAAGAGCGCCGGAAGGAGGAAGAAAGGGCCAAAGTGGAGGCTGACAGGGAACAAGCAAAGGCTGAGGTGGAGATGATGAGGAATAGATTGGAGCATGTGTTGGGTTCAGCCAGCAGATACGCCGATAATCTATGGTATATAGAGCCTAACACATACAAAGGAGGGGATAGGGTCAGATTATACTATAATCGAAGCTCGAGACCACTAAAGCATACAAATGAGATATGGTTGCATGGGGGTTACAACAACTGGATTGATGGCCCCTCTATTGCTGAAAGACTAGTCAAATTTGAAGAAAAGGATGGTGATTGGTGGTATGCAACTGGTATGTTAATTCACACATTTCATCTCTTAGGAGTTAGGATTCATATTGTCATAACGCTGCCATTTTATTATGGTATCGACATAAAAGAAGCAATTCTGACGAGTAAAACAAACCAAAAGGTTTCTGAATTTGATGCATCTTTCATGAGTGGATTTCGTCGTTGCTGGGTCGCTGGCGTTCTGATGATGGGCATTCTGATAGATGGCAACTGGCTTTGCTCCGTAGCCATGTGGGATTAGCAGAGCGTGCGGCTGCAGTGGAACCCGGCCTCCAGTAGCCTGTGCTCTTGCACGCCCACGCAAGCTCCCTCTTCCCTGCCCCCACTCATTCCAACCCCGATGCCGTCTCACCTCTCTTGGACCCCACATCGGTTTAGCTTAGTCCACGTTGTAGTGTGTGGCTCTGGTTCGTCGTTGCCGGATCACCGGTGTTCTGGTGAACGTTCTGATGATGGGCGTTCAGGTAGATGGCAACTGGCATTTGCCGTGTAGCGATTCACGGGTGGAGTACATATTTGCTTAAATTTGAATACACATCATTTTTTTTCTCCCCCGTTTCAACTCATGGGCAAATATGCGTGTCTAAAGAAAAGGATGGTGATTGGTGCTATGCAACTGGTATGTTAATTCACACATTCCATCTCTTAGGAGTTAGGATTCACATTGTCATAGTGCTGCCATTTTATTATGTATCGACATAAAATAAGCATGGTAATTCAGGCATTGTGTATGCCTCTAAATTACATACTGACGTTTCTTTCGTAAAATATGTGTTCACTCCTGAATGAGTTTGAAGGTCTGATACCATGTATTTGTTTACTTTCTCCTTTTGCTTTTCATACATATAGCTTACACTTGACTTTACTCCCTGTATAGTTACTTTACCTGAAAGTGCATTGGTGTTGGACTGGGTTTTTGCTGATGGACCTCCTGGGAATGCAAGGAAGTATGATAACAATGGAAAACAAGATTTCCATGCTGCCGTTGCAAAGAGCATATCTGATGATTTATTTTGGGTTGAAGAAGAAAATAGGATATTTGAAAGGCTTCAGCAAGACAGGAAAGAAAGGGAGGATGCTGGTCGGAGAAGGGTTAGTTCAAGAGAATCAATGCATATAATCTAGGAGGCTATGAGTATTATACTATCTATACTTGATTACACATTAAACCAAAAATATTATTTCTCTTCTCTTTTGACATTTACCTTTTGTTTGGTTGCAATAGGCTGAGATAACTGCAAGGATGAAAGCTCAGACAAAGGAGAAGACTATGAGAGAGTTTCTTCTCTCACAGAAACACATTGTCTATACTGAGCCACTTGAAGTACGTGCAGGAACCACCGTGGATGTTCTGTACAATCCTTCTAACACAGTGCTGAATGGAAGTCCAGAAGTTTGGTTCAGATGTTCATTTAACCGTTGGACTCATCCAAGTGGTCCTTTGCCACCACAGAAGATGGTGAATGCAGAAAATGGTTCACACTTACAAGCCACAGGTGTGGATCCTTGTCAGTGACCTTTTCTTGAAGCATTTTTCATGTTATTACAATATCAAGTACCACTAGATCCACCCCCCTAGATATTTTCATCCAAAGCTACTTGCCGGATTTGTATTATCCGATGATGATTTCTACATTAATGTATATGCTCCTATAAATCTTTCTATACTTCTTTTCAGAAGAGCTCAAAATAGTGAAATACTACTTTCTCCGTATACTAGAAAAAAATCTCAATCCTACTTCCTTTTCAGAAGAGCTCAAAAAGAGATGCAAATGCTGATAACAGAAAAACAGAGCCTCTTCAAACTTACCaaattatgtggaactcaatcctACTTCCTTTCATGACTTATTTTTGGACCATTGTTTTGGCTGTTGCTGGTATTTTTGATTGTAGCTCAGTTGGTGCTTTCAACTAGCCTGTACATAAATTTTGTATTATGAGGGGGTGTTTCTCCTTTTGCATCTCTTTTGATTGATCTGTCTGTTTTCCAGTTAGGGTTCCTTTGGATGCATACATGATGGACTTTGTTTTCTCTGAGTCGGAAGAAGGTGGAACATATGACAACCGAAATGGGATGGACTACCATATTCCTGTCTCTGATTCCATCGGAAAGGAACCACCTATGCATATTGTGCACATTGCAGTAGAAATGGCTcctattgcaaaggtaaatgtttcttacaATCTTCTTTTGGTACACAAAATGATGACATGCTGAACAATGACCAATGTTGTAACAGGTTGGGGGTCTTGGCGATGTTGTTACTAGTCTTTCACGAGCTATTCAAGATTTAGGCCACAAGGTTGAGGTCATTATTCCAAAGTATGACTGTTTAAACCTAAGCAATGTAAGTTGTACACTGCACTTTATCCTGGTGTCTTTATATTTCTTGCTTTTTTTTGGTCTTATTGTGGCCTGTTAGTGAATTATACTAGTATAATAGCACACAATTATTCTGTGGCGCTATGTGTGTATGTCATTCGCATAATTGCAGTATAGATTCTGGAGTCCCAAAGCTTCCCAGAAACTGAATTGTGCAGATACTGAAGCAACTGTTAGTAActcaatgggtggttataaatctCAACATGTTCTAGAATTTGCGCTTTCTTTGCGTAGAAGCACCTCTCTCAGAAACAAGTTGTATTTTTGTCTATTTTATAATTGCATGTAGCAGTATTTAATTGtactactacctctgtccataaaaggatgtcgcaattttgtctaaatttagatgcaTCTAGACACTCTTTAGTGTATGGATACATCTGAATTTAGACAATTCtccgacatccttttatggacggagggagtactatattTGTCTTTGTTCATAGTGTTTTATGTGCTTGCTTGATCAGTGGGATGGCGTTTATCAGTATAGTTGTTTTTTCCTATTGAGTTGCCTTTCTTTTCGTGCAGGTGAAGGATTTACATTGCCGTCAAAGTTTTACTTGGAGTGGAACAGAGATAAAAGTATGGTTTGGAAAGGTTGAAGGCATCTCTGTTTATTTCTTGGAACCACAGAATGGGTATGCTTATACTCCACATTCGACCAATATAAACTATTTATCAGTTTTTATTGCATGCATTGTCTCTTTTCTTTTTATACACTTGGTTTTGTAGATTTCATATTCCACTTTGTTGATGAACCCTTTATTTACCACGAGTATCCTGTCTGTCATTACATTTTAAGACCTGATGGATAGTGGATAGATCGTAGAAATCTTACAGAAAAATACTTCTTGTAAATGCTAGCAGCACAGAAATTTTGAAACTGTTATCCTTCAAGAAATAGCATTTTTTACTAGAGCCAGAACTAACTAGATGAAGAACTTCCTATGAAGAACCTCCATTTTATTTAAATTTTTTGATTGGTTCCCCGCATTTTTTGTTTCGTTTTATTGCTTCTTTACTGTTTATTTCAATGAGTTGAGCGTGGCTTGAGTTGGCATCCAACTTCTAGATAGGATGTTATTATATTTTTCATCTTCTGTTCGAACTAAATTGTTGCAAGTTGTTGTGCTAGTACACAGGTAGACGAGATGTATAGAGGCTTCAGGCAAAGCAGACATCTTTATTTTTGTTACTGAATGAATGGAATTTCATTGATGTGGAAAAACAAGAGGACTGTTTTGACATTTTTTTCTTGCTGCAGGATGTTTTGGGTTGGATGTGTCTATGGAAAGAACGATGAAAGCAGATTTGGCTTCTTCTGTCACTCTGCTCTGGAGTTTCTTCTCCAGAGTGGTTCTTCTCCAGTAAGTACAAGCTATGTCCCATGTCATTATCTTTTATCTACTTGTGTAGGTCTTTCCCTGAGGTGTTTTGCTCTTTTCTCATGCTG
This region of Lolium perenne isolate Kyuss_39 chromosome 2, Kyuss_2.0, whole genome shotgun sequence genomic DNA includes:
- the LOC127336020 gene encoding starch synthase 3, chloroplastic/amyloplastic, encoding MEMALRAQTPLCSRSRPVLVLRPATAGATQSIVKCSRFSRSRLVRCMVASSDYPKRNPRRSGTASRGYAPSPAAESSTEKIEQSRADGGDLGTSNGTLTSEATELASTPEEGSDEGLSENVSTSAELEGVNETEAEEAPDQKQPSALDSTSMDAESIDRELEEYRSKISAVVGSPLDSTQGQDQSVIGVHEQDELVISSSEQDISVDVVPEQSQSVVDVIEEDPMNQPSIVSEKDITEAEVEEIASKNLKAGELVISEDGVGASKDANEEPLVAGDELRITEDAEEHKPDMQEQVQEDVDPQALKRRLEELAYETYSIGNKCFVFPEVVKADSVIDIYLNRRMSALASQPDILIKGAFNGWRWNPFTEKLHKSELTGDWWCCKLYIPKQAYRLDFVFFNGDTVYENNNYNDFVLQIKSDIDEHSFEDFLLEEKQRELERLAAEEAERERQAEEERRKEEERAKVEADREQAKAEVEMMRNRLEHVLGSASRYADNLWYIEPNTYKGGDRVRLYYNRSSRPLKHTNEIWLHGGYNNWIDGPSIAERLVKFEEKDGDWWYATVTLPESALVLDWVFADGPPGNARKYDNNGKQDFHAAVAKSISDDLFWVEEENRIFERLQQDRKEREDAGRRRAEITARMKAQTKEKTMREFLLSQKHIVYTEPLEVRAGTTVDVLYNPSNTVLNGSPEVWFRCSFNRWTHPSGPLPPQKMVNAENGSHLQATVRVPLDAYMMDFVFSESEEGGTYDNRNGMDYHIPVSDSIGKEPPMHIVHIAVEMAPIAKVGGLGDVVTSLSRAIQDLGHKVEVIIPKYDCLNLSNVKDLHCRQSFTWSGTEIKVWFGKVEGISVYFLEPQNGMFWVGCVYGKNDESRFGFFCHSALEFLLQSGSSPDIIHCHDWSSAPVAWLYKQQYVHNGLPNGRVVFTIHNLEFGANQIGKAMAHCDKATTVSDTYSKEVSGHGSIAPHYFKFHGIRNGIDSDIWDPYNDNFIPVYYTSENVVEGKSSAKRALQERLGLHQTDAPLVGIISRLTAQKGIHLIKHAIYRTLERNGQVVLLGSAPDPRIQNDFINLAKKLHGEFDGRVKLCLTYDEPLSHLIYAGADFILVPSIFEPCGLTQLTAMRYGSIPIVRKTGGLYDTVFDVDDDKDRAHEQGLEPNGFSFEGADSNGVDYALDRAITTWYDARDWFNSLCKRVMEQDWSWNRPALDYMELYHSARKN